Proteins encoded by one window of Marinobacter sp. MDS2:
- a CDS encoding DUF349 domain-containing protein, with translation MAAFIQKLFKSRKTKATSSSNSQAKPEAKQPAEVDQRNELRETQQQQLTNTPEQSVLATLAVDGVTAAIRLEAAKGLHDEALLQHVQKNSKGRDKSVYQTVRQSLQRLREQQAREAATRQRVSDLVAQAKDQASSENTKLFKARLEALQEQWQAVKDDASSEQSQHFLEAVHACQKRLQQIEHAQQEEAREQEQARQRTETLELLKNTLTDLKQQDANDLPSPSALDALQKTQENRWLEATRDTHVEKSEQKTYEQQMQTLRSCLNAVRWLAQEKDTLTALAQAAESGEATDEHRTKATELLQQLEWPAELSQPAALVQVRRLTGKRQAPKQNEGQREKQQEIASKLKSALPELEAALEARQFKESKQLFKTAQNLYQQLDHGHRKNLQARMQLLTGQFRELSDWQGFATEPKQIALCEQMEYLAEQPMDPEAKAERIKELQGEWRNLGGSSDRTLWTRFKAASDLAYEPCKAYFEAKSDLKQANLDKRKAICDELSNFLDNADWASIDWKAIERIYQTARQEWKEAWPVDFRNNRSVQKQFDELLKRLEQPLDEERKKNEALKQSIVERAQGLIDHEPLQEAMDQAKSLQAEWTSIGITRHREDRKMWQAFRKACDQIFARREAQRTEQQHASQLADQAAQEVLSQYQSIDADADETILSEARQAIQPLSNQPLSPAIKEQVQQLKQKLNRAAELKKFQQTVSDWQAFVSDKVEQKLASETAPKHWFNLVNAAGPINGRDLAIRAEILTGTPTPEQDQPRRMEIQVQRLSDGMGSTDNASPTQELEKLVALWCLHPDVEDTSAENAERLKQALTSLTQTS, from the coding sequence TCGAAGCGGCAAAAGGACTGCACGACGAAGCGTTGCTTCAACACGTTCAAAAAAACTCGAAAGGTCGGGACAAAAGCGTTTACCAGACTGTCCGGCAATCACTTCAGCGCTTGCGTGAGCAGCAGGCCCGTGAAGCCGCAACCCGCCAGCGAGTCAGTGATCTGGTCGCACAAGCCAAAGACCAGGCCAGCAGCGAAAACACCAAACTGTTCAAAGCCCGTCTTGAGGCATTACAAGAGCAATGGCAAGCGGTAAAAGACGACGCCAGCTCAGAGCAATCGCAACACTTTCTGGAAGCGGTACATGCTTGCCAAAAGCGTTTGCAGCAGATTGAACATGCTCAACAGGAAGAAGCGCGCGAGCAAGAACAGGCACGCCAGCGTACCGAAACACTCGAACTGCTCAAAAACACGCTGACCGACCTCAAACAGCAAGACGCCAACGACCTGCCTTCTCCCTCGGCTCTCGACGCCCTCCAGAAAACACAAGAGAACCGCTGGCTGGAAGCGACCAGAGACACCCACGTTGAGAAAAGTGAACAAAAAACCTACGAACAGCAGATGCAGACACTCCGCAGCTGTTTGAACGCTGTTCGCTGGCTGGCGCAGGAAAAAGACACTTTGACCGCGCTGGCACAAGCGGCTGAATCAGGCGAAGCCACGGACGAGCACCGAACCAAAGCGACCGAACTGCTCCAGCAACTGGAATGGCCTGCCGAGCTATCTCAGCCCGCTGCCTTGGTTCAGGTTCGCAGGCTCACCGGCAAACGACAAGCACCGAAACAGAACGAAGGCCAGCGAGAAAAGCAGCAAGAGATTGCGAGCAAATTGAAAAGCGCTTTACCAGAATTGGAAGCCGCTCTCGAGGCTCGCCAATTCAAAGAGTCCAAGCAGCTGTTCAAAACCGCGCAGAACCTCTATCAGCAATTGGACCACGGTCACCGGAAAAACCTGCAAGCACGCATGCAGTTGCTTACAGGCCAGTTTCGCGAACTGAGCGATTGGCAAGGTTTTGCAACCGAGCCCAAACAAATCGCCCTGTGCGAGCAGATGGAATATCTGGCCGAGCAACCCATGGACCCGGAAGCCAAAGCGGAACGGATCAAAGAACTGCAAGGCGAATGGCGCAACTTGGGTGGATCGTCAGACCGAACCCTTTGGACCCGGTTCAAAGCCGCCTCAGATCTGGCTTACGAGCCCTGCAAAGCCTATTTTGAAGCCAAATCCGACCTGAAGCAGGCAAATCTGGATAAACGAAAAGCGATCTGCGATGAACTGTCCAATTTCCTCGACAACGCCGACTGGGCATCCATTGACTGGAAGGCCATTGAACGTATCTACCAGACCGCAAGGCAGGAATGGAAAGAAGCCTGGCCGGTTGATTTCCGAAACAACCGGTCGGTACAGAAACAGTTTGATGAACTGCTGAAACGATTGGAACAACCACTGGATGAAGAGCGCAAAAAGAACGAAGCCTTGAAGCAATCCATTGTGGAGAGAGCTCAGGGGCTGATTGATCATGAGCCGCTGCAGGAAGCCATGGATCAAGCCAAATCCTTGCAAGCTGAATGGACCAGCATTGGCATTACACGGCACCGCGAGGACCGCAAGATGTGGCAGGCATTCCGCAAAGCCTGCGATCAGATTTTTGCCCGTCGCGAGGCCCAGCGCACCGAGCAGCAACATGCCAGCCAATTGGCCGACCAGGCCGCTCAAGAAGTCTTGAGCCAATATCAGAGCATTGATGCCGATGCAGACGAGACGATTCTGAGCGAAGCCCGGCAAGCCATTCAACCGCTGTCCAACCAACCTTTATCGCCGGCGATCAAAGAACAGGTGCAGCAGCTTAAGCAGAAGCTCAACCGGGCCGCGGAGCTGAAAAAGTTTCAGCAAACGGTGTCCGACTGGCAAGCGTTCGTCAGCGACAAAGTTGAGCAAAAACTAGCAAGCGAAACTGCGCCCAAACACTGGTTTAATCTGGTCAACGCCGCTGGCCCGATCAACGGGCGAGATCTGGCCATCCGGGCAGAGATACTGACAGGAACACCCACACCGGAACAAGATCAGCCCCGCCGCATGGAGATTCAGGTGCAGCGGCTCAGCGATGGCATGGGAAGCACCGACAATGCCTCTCCCACCCAGGAACTCGAGAAGCTGGTTGCACTTTGGTGTTTGCATCCGGACGTTGAAGATACCTCAGCAGAAAATGCAGAACGGTTGAAGCAGGCATTAACCAGCCTGACCCAAACCAGCTGA
- a CDS encoding acetyl-CoA C-acetyltransferase, whose product MSTEAYIFDAVRTPRGRGKKDGSLHSVKPITLLSAVLDALQERNQLDTAQVDDIVMGCVTAVGDQGADIAKTAALASGWDEKVAGVTLNRFCASGLEAVNLAAMKVRSGWEDLVVAGGVESMSRVPMGSDGGAWATDPETNLETGFMPQGIGADLIATLEGFTRTDVDNFAVRSQQKAANAWEQGYFAKSIVPVTDNTGVTILDHDEFIRSNTTVDSLAGLKPSFQMMGEMGFNSVAREKYHYVEKINHVHHAGNSSGIVDGATALLIGSEAKGKELGLKPRARIVATAVTSTDPTIMLTGPAPAARKALEKAGLTIDQIDLFEVNEAFASVVMRFQKELSVPDEKVNVNGGAIAMGHPLGATGAMILGTLLDELERRELRYGLATLCVGGGMGIATIIERV is encoded by the coding sequence ATGTCCACCGAGGCGTATATCTTTGATGCAGTCCGCACCCCACGCGGGCGTGGCAAGAAAGACGGTTCACTGCACAGCGTCAAACCCATTACATTGCTGAGCGCGGTGCTTGACGCTCTGCAAGAACGCAACCAGCTGGATACTGCGCAGGTAGATGACATCGTCATGGGCTGTGTGACCGCTGTTGGCGATCAGGGTGCCGATATCGCCAAAACGGCGGCTCTGGCATCAGGTTGGGACGAGAAAGTAGCCGGCGTAACACTCAACCGCTTCTGTGCTTCAGGCCTTGAAGCTGTCAATCTGGCAGCCATGAAAGTTCGTTCCGGCTGGGAAGACTTGGTGGTTGCCGGTGGTGTTGAATCCATGTCTCGCGTTCCGATGGGATCTGATGGCGGCGCTTGGGCGACGGATCCCGAAACCAACCTGGAAACCGGCTTCATGCCGCAGGGTATTGGTGCGGACCTTATCGCAACCCTTGAAGGTTTCACACGAACAGATGTTGACAACTTTGCTGTTCGTTCCCAGCAAAAGGCCGCCAACGCTTGGGAACAAGGTTACTTCGCCAAATCCATCGTTCCAGTGACCGACAATACCGGCGTCACGATTTTGGATCACGACGAATTCATTCGCAGCAACACCACTGTGGACTCACTGGCTGGTCTCAAGCCCTCATTCCAGATGATGGGCGAGATGGGTTTCAACAGCGTGGCACGTGAGAAGTACCATTACGTCGAGAAAATCAACCACGTTCACCACGCCGGCAACTCCTCGGGCATCGTGGATGGCGCAACTGCGCTGCTGATCGGCAGTGAAGCCAAAGGCAAAGAGCTGGGCTTGAAGCCCCGCGCCCGTATTGTCGCAACGGCAGTCACCAGTACCGACCCCACTATCATGCTCACCGGCCCGGCGCCGGCTGCTCGAAAAGCGTTGGAAAAAGCCGGACTGACGATAGACCAGATCGACCTGTTTGAAGTGAACGAAGCCTTCGCCTCCGTCGTGATGCGTTTCCAGAAAGAACTGTCTGTTCCGGACGAGAAAGTGAACGTCAACGGCGGTGCTATCGCCATGGGCCACCCTCTGGGCGCGACCGGTGCCATGATACTCGGCACCCTGCTCGATGAACTTGAGCGCCGCGAACTCCGCTACGGCCTGGCCACTCTTTGTGTCGGCGGCGGCATGGGTATTGCCACCATCATTGAACGCGTTTGA